The following coding sequences lie in one Candidatus Binataceae bacterium genomic window:
- a CDS encoding HPr family phosphocarrier protein, producing MLEGTVEVTNRLGLHLRAATKLAETARRFQAKVTIIGKDGQADARSVINLMMLGAAQGARLKVRADGPAARAALDAVERLFQDRFGED from the coding sequence GTGCTGGAGGGGACAGTGGAGGTGACCAATCGGCTCGGGCTCCATCTGCGCGCCGCCACCAAACTCGCCGAAACCGCGCGCCGCTTCCAGGCGAAAGTTACGATCATCGGCAAGGACGGGCAGGCCGACGCGCGCAGCGTGATCAACCTGATGATGCTCGGCGCGGCACAGGGCGCGCGGCTCAAGGTGCGCGCCGACGGCCCCGCCGCGCGCGCCGCGCTCGACGCGGTGGAGCGCCTGTTCCAGGACCGGTTTGGCGAAGACTGA
- a CDS encoding DHH family phosphoesterase — protein sequence MDINLTKHKIKELRALVTEGDRVAILLQDDPDPDAMSSAIALRTLLGRNKLTTPIFSFTPVTRPENKTMMHLLEIEIAPADTEELAAFDRVAMVDVQPAYFNGRLRRADIVIDHHPGYPPNNAAFQDVRPGYGATATIMTEYLVAADERISERLSTALLYGIRSDTLMLKRRVTDNDIYAFTQLYPHANYSLLRQIDRPELPTRFARVLARVMRRFKIHEGIAVLHLGRVERDDLIVQMADFCLQFEGVEWVVVSGKLEGNLVIAVRNHGIGRGNAGEVVRKLFGEMGSAGGHRNMSKAVIALKDWRASEGTVRDTDIETRLREMFEAQISGDNDDD from the coding sequence ATGGACATCAATCTGACGAAGCATAAGATCAAGGAATTGCGCGCCCTGGTGACGGAAGGCGACCGGGTGGCGATCCTGTTGCAGGACGATCCGGACCCGGACGCGATGTCGAGCGCGATTGCGCTCCGCACGCTCCTGGGCCGCAACAAGCTGACCACGCCGATCTTCAGCTTCACTCCGGTCACGCGGCCGGAGAACAAGACCATGATGCATCTGCTGGAGATCGAGATCGCGCCCGCGGACACGGAGGAGCTGGCCGCCTTCGACCGCGTTGCGATGGTCGATGTGCAGCCGGCCTACTTCAACGGGCGGCTGCGCCGGGCCGACATCGTGATCGACCATCATCCGGGCTATCCGCCTAACAACGCCGCTTTTCAGGACGTGCGTCCCGGCTATGGCGCCACCGCGACCATCATGACCGAGTACTTGGTCGCTGCCGACGAGCGCATCAGCGAGCGCCTCTCCACCGCGCTGCTCTACGGCATCCGCAGCGACACGCTGATGCTCAAGCGGCGAGTAACCGACAACGACATCTACGCCTTCACCCAGCTTTACCCGCACGCCAACTACAGCCTGCTGCGCCAGATCGACCGGCCCGAGCTGCCGACGCGCTTCGCGCGCGTGCTGGCGCGCGTGATGCGCCGGTTCAAAATCCACGAAGGCATCGCGGTGCTGCATCTCGGCCGCGTCGAACGCGACGACCTGATCGTGCAGATGGCCGACTTCTGCCTGCAGTTCGAGGGCGTGGAGTGGGTGGTGGTGTCAGGCAAACTCGAGGGCAACCTGGTGATCGCGGTGCGCAATCACGGGATCGGCCGGGGCAACGCAGGCGAGGTCGTGCGCAAATTGTTCGGCGAGATGGGCAGCGCCGGCGGCCATCGCAACATGTCCAAGGCCGTGATCGCGCTTAAGGATTGGCGCGCCAGCGAAGGCACCGTGCGCGACACCGATATCGAAACTCGCCTGCGCGAGATGTTCGAGGCGCAAATTAGCGGCGATAACGACGACGACTGA